Below is a genomic region from Acidimicrobiales bacterium.
GGGGGCCCCACCCGGGACTTCGTCCGCACCAAGAGCCTCATGCACTCCGATCCCGATCTGTGGGACCGGCTCCTCGGCGCCCTGGCCGAGCTGTCCCTCACGTTCCTCCGGGCCCAGGCGGCCGAGGGGGTCGCCGCCGTCCAGCTCTTCGACAGCTGGGCCGGGGCGCTGTCCCCCGCCGACTACCGGGACCTGGTGCTCCCCTACAGCCGCCGGGTGCTCGAGGGGCTGGCCGACACCGGCGTGCCGCGCATCCACTTCGGCGTCGGCACCGGGGAGCTCCTCGAGCTGATGGCCGCCGCCGGCGCCGACGTGGTGGGCGTCGACTGGCGGGTCCCGCTCGGCGAGGCCCGCCGCCGCGTCGGCCCCGACCGGGCCGTCCAGGGCAACCTCGACCCCGCCGCCTGCCTGGCGCCGTGGCCGGTCGTCGAGCGGATGGCCCGCCGGGTGCTGGCCGAGGCGGGGCCGGCGCCGGGCCACGTGTTCAACCTCGGCCACGGCGTGCTCCCCGACACCGACCCCGGGATCCTCGAGCGGGTCGTCGAGCTCGTGCACACCGAAGGGGCGCCCCCGGGGGGCGGATCGTGACCACCGGCGTGCTCCTCATGTCCTACGGGTCCCCGGAGTCGCCCGCCGACGTGGAGCGTTACTACACCGACGTCAGGCGGGGCCGGCCTCCCACACCGGAGCAGCTGGCCGACCTGCGCCGGCGCTACGACGCCATCGGCGGCCTCTCCCCCCTGGCCCGGCGCACCCGGGACCAGGCCGCCGGCGTGCAGCGGGCGCTCGACGAGGCGGCGCCCGGCGCCTTCCGGGTCTTCTGCGGGACCAAGCACTCCCGGCCCTCGATCGAGGAGGGGGTCCGGGCGGTGGCCCGCGCCGGCCTCCCCGGTCTGGTGGCGCTGGTCCTGGCCCCGCACTACTCGCCGCTCTCCGTCGGGGAGTACCT
It encodes:
- the hemE gene encoding uroporphyrinogen decarboxylase encodes the protein MAEPGDSPFLQACRRQPTDRVPVWFMRQAGRALPEYRRLRGEGSILDAVADPALAAEITLQPVRRYGVDAAILFSDIVVPLAAIGFGVDLVPGIGPVIDRPFRGEADLSRLRPLVPTGDVPHVLETVRILLGELDVPLIGFAGAPFTLASYIIEGGPTRDFVRTKSLMHSDPDLWDRLLGALAELSLTFLRAQAAEGVAAVQLFDSWAGALSPADYRDLVLPYSRRVLEGLADTGVPRIHFGVGTGELLELMAAAGADVVGVDWRVPLGEARRRVGPDRAVQGNLDPAACLAPWPVVERMARRVLAEAGPAPGHVFNLGHGVLPDTDPGILERVVELVHTEGAPPGGGS